In Stenotrophomonas sp. ASS1, the following proteins share a genomic window:
- the tyrS gene encoding tyrosine--tRNA ligase, producing the protein MSSIEEALALIGRGADEILKLEDLRARLQEGRPLRIKAGFDPTAPDLHLGHTVLLNKMRQFQDLGHQVIFLIGDFTGMIGDPSGKSLTRKPLSKDDVLANARTYEEQVFKVLDRSRTEVRFNSEWFGKMGAADMIRLAGQHTVARMLERDDFAKRYAAQQSIAIHEFLYPLVQGYDSVALEADVELGGTDQKFNLLMGRGLQEHHGQKPQVVLTMPLLEGLDGVNKMSKSLGNYIGISEPAIDIVTKTMKVDDTLMWRWIELLSFDISQAEALQLREQVANGGLNPRVVKLRLARELATRFHDAAAAEQAIAGWEAAVTGQGDITQLPLQDVAIPAEGLRIAALLTAAGLTPSNSEANRKLKERAVKVDGEVVEDGQQVLQPGFEGLLQVGKRTFARVRLVAA; encoded by the coding sequence GTGTCCTCGATTGAAGAAGCCCTTGCCCTGATCGGCCGTGGTGCCGACGAGATCCTCAAGCTCGAGGATCTGCGTGCGCGCCTGCAGGAAGGCCGCCCGCTGCGGATCAAGGCCGGCTTCGACCCCACCGCGCCCGACCTGCACCTGGGCCATACAGTGCTGCTGAACAAGATGCGTCAGTTCCAGGACCTCGGCCACCAGGTCATTTTCCTGATCGGCGACTTCACCGGCATGATCGGCGACCCGTCCGGCAAGAGCCTGACCCGCAAGCCGCTCAGCAAGGACGACGTGCTGGCCAATGCCCGTACCTATGAAGAGCAGGTGTTCAAGGTGCTGGACCGCAGCCGTACCGAAGTCCGCTTCAACTCGGAGTGGTTCGGCAAGATGGGCGCGGCCGACATGATTCGCCTGGCTGGCCAGCACACCGTGGCGCGCATGCTCGAGCGCGACGACTTCGCCAAGCGCTATGCCGCCCAGCAGTCCATCGCCATCCACGAGTTCCTGTACCCGCTGGTGCAGGGCTACGACTCGGTGGCCCTGGAAGCGGACGTCGAGCTCGGCGGTACCGACCAGAAGTTCAACCTGCTGATGGGCCGTGGCCTGCAGGAACACCACGGCCAGAAGCCGCAGGTGGTGCTGACCATGCCGCTGCTGGAAGGCCTGGACGGCGTCAACAAGATGTCCAAGTCGCTGGGCAACTACATTGGTATCAGCGAGCCGGCCATCGACATCGTCACCAAGACCATGAAGGTGGACGACACCCTGATGTGGCGCTGGATCGAGCTGCTGTCCTTCGACATCAGCCAGGCCGAAGCCCTGCAGCTGCGCGAGCAGGTGGCCAATGGCGGCCTGAACCCGCGCGTGGTCAAGCTGCGCCTGGCGCGTGAACTGGCGACCCGTTTCCACGACGCCGCGGCGGCCGAGCAGGCCATTGCCGGCTGGGAAGCGGCGGTGACCGGGCAGGGCGACATCACCCAGCTGCCGCTGCAGGACGTGGCGATCCCGGCCGAAGGCCTGCGCATCGCCGCGCTGCTGACCGCGGCCGGCCTGACCCCGAGCAACTCCGAAGCCAACCGCAAGCTCAAGGAGCGCGCGGTCAAGGTGGACGGTGAAGTGGTCGAAGACGGCCAGCAGGTGCTGCAGCCGGGCTTCGAAGGCCTGCTGCAGGTCGGCAAGCGCACCTTCGCCCGCGTGCGCCTGGTCGCTGCCTGA